One Microvirga thermotolerans DNA window includes the following coding sequences:
- a CDS encoding ABC transporter ATP-binding protein has translation MSGSTLIVENLQTHFFTEKGVVKAVDGVSFEVARGEVLGLVGESGSGKSITGFSILGLVDPPGRVVGGRILFQGQDLVGLPAHEMRKLRGRRIAMIFQDPMMTLNPVLSIGTQMVETVLAHEKVSAKEARARARDTLGMVGIPSPEERLAAYPHQFSGGMRQRVAIAIALLHRPELIVADEPTTALDVTIQSQILAQIQTLSRELGMALVWISHDLGVVAGLAHRIAVMYAGRIVEAGPTDDVLDRPVHPYTVGLLQSVAANVPRGAPLKAIPGMAPSPLHRPSGCAFRTRCAFATEVCGTEPPLESAGPVAWRCFHPQVRRAA, from the coding sequence ATGAGCGGTTCGACATTGATCGTCGAAAATCTCCAGACCCATTTCTTCACCGAGAAGGGCGTCGTCAAGGCGGTCGACGGCGTCAGCTTCGAGGTCGCCCGCGGCGAGGTGCTCGGGCTCGTGGGCGAGTCCGGATCGGGCAAGTCCATCACCGGCTTCTCGATCCTCGGGCTGGTCGATCCTCCCGGCCGGGTCGTGGGCGGACGGATCCTCTTCCAGGGACAGGATCTCGTCGGTCTTCCGGCCCATGAGATGAGGAAGCTGCGCGGACGGCGGATCGCGATGATCTTCCAGGATCCCATGATGACGCTGAACCCCGTGCTCAGCATCGGCACGCAGATGGTCGAGACGGTTCTCGCCCACGAAAAGGTGAGCGCGAAGGAGGCGCGGGCGAGGGCGCGCGACACGCTCGGCATGGTCGGAATTCCTTCGCCCGAGGAACGGCTCGCGGCCTATCCGCACCAGTTTTCCGGGGGCATGCGCCAGCGGGTGGCCATCGCCATTGCGCTCCTGCATCGTCCCGAACTCATCGTCGCGGACGAGCCGACGACCGCCCTCGACGTCACCATCCAGTCGCAGATCCTCGCGCAGATTCAGACGCTTTCCAGGGAACTCGGCATGGCGCTGGTGTGGATCAGCCACGATCTCGGGGTCGTGGCCGGCCTCGCGCACCGCATTGCCGTGATGTATGCCGGGCGCATCGTCGAGGCCGGGCCTACGGACGACGTGCTCGACCGCCCCGTCCATCCCTATACCGTCGGGCTTCTCCAGTCGGTCGCCGCGAACGTGCCGCGCGGCGCGCCGTTGAAAGCCATTCCCGGCATGGCGCCATCCCCGCTCCACCGGCCTTCCGGCTGCGCCTTCCGCACGCGCTGCGCCTTCGCGACGGAAGTCTGTGGGACCGAACCGCCTCTCGAGAGCGCCGGACCCGTTGCATGGCGCTGCTTCCATCCGCAGGTGAGGAGGGCCGCATGA
- a CDS encoding ABC transporter ATP-binding protein — protein sequence MTPLIEAAGISKRFVRDLDYAERIARFLGADLKPQVVHAVDRVDLKIMPGEVVGLVGESGCGKSTLGRVLAGIMPQSDGAVFWNGRDRRELPPKEARAARLSAQMIFQDPMSSLNPRKRVIDIVGEAPVAHGIVPRREKADYVAGLMERVGLDPNYRERFPHQFSGGQRQRIGIARALAVKPRFIVCDESVAALDVSIQAQIINLFMELKRDLGLTYLFISHDIGVVKHISDRVAIMYLGRIVESAPAEAFFERPNHPYTVALLDEVPSIANRRRIFSPIKGEIPSPLAPPGGCHFHPRCPHAFDRCRREAPPLREIAPGHISACHLNEARTPGERRETAAAS from the coding sequence ATGACGCCGCTGATCGAAGCTGCCGGCATCTCCAAGCGTTTCGTCCGCGATCTGGACTATGCCGAGCGGATCGCCCGCTTCCTCGGGGCCGACCTGAAGCCCCAGGTCGTCCACGCCGTCGATCGTGTCGACCTCAAGATCATGCCGGGCGAGGTGGTCGGCCTCGTCGGCGAATCCGGCTGCGGAAAATCGACTCTCGGCCGCGTCCTGGCGGGAATCATGCCCCAGAGCGACGGAGCGGTCTTCTGGAACGGCCGTGACCGGCGGGAGCTTCCTCCCAAGGAGGCCCGCGCGGCGCGTCTTTCGGCTCAGATGATCTTTCAGGATCCGATGTCGTCGCTCAACCCGCGCAAGCGGGTGATCGACATCGTCGGCGAAGCGCCCGTGGCGCACGGCATCGTCCCCCGGCGCGAAAAGGCGGATTATGTCGCCGGCCTCATGGAGCGGGTCGGCCTCGATCCGAACTACCGCGAGCGCTTCCCGCACCAGTTCTCGGGAGGACAGCGGCAACGGATCGGCATCGCCCGGGCGCTCGCGGTCAAGCCGCGGTTCATCGTCTGCGACGAGTCCGTCGCGGCCCTCGACGTGTCGATCCAGGCGCAGATCATCAATCTGTTCATGGAACTGAAGCGCGATCTCGGCCTGACCTATCTCTTCATCAGCCACGACATCGGCGTCGTGAAGCATATCAGCGACCGGGTTGCGATCATGTATCTGGGCCGCATCGTCGAGAGCGCTCCGGCCGAGGCGTTCTTCGAGCGGCCGAACCATCCCTACACGGTGGCGCTCCTCGACGAGGTGCCTTCCATCGCCAACCGGCGGCGCATCTTCTCGCCGATCAAGGGCGAGATCCCGTCGCCGCTCGCCCCGCCCGGCGGTTGTCATTTCCATCCCCGCTGTCCGCACGCTTTCGACCGTTGCCGGCGCGAGGCGCCGCCTCTGCGGGAAATCGCGCCGGGCCACATCAGCGCCTGCCATCTCAACGAGGCCCGTACACCCGGCGAGCGGCGCGAGAC